The following coding sequences lie in one Cercospora beticola chromosome 9, complete sequence genomic window:
- a CDS encoding uncharacterized protein (antiSMASH:Cluster_1), with translation MQFFLLAVASMAIATPVALKREAEAESNTGLAARQFEAYGGYYPQGQGPNIYNGNGNGNSGDGNGNSGSGNGNSGNNSGNGNGNNIAIGGDDDITNNDDDTVGNDDGAIGGDDDIIGGDDGNNGGDDDAVVTPFDACTGLSDTPQCCSTDVLGVADLDCAPVEETITSRDNFIAQCAALGQRARCCAVPLLGQGLICTAPTA, from the exons ATGCAGTTCTTCCTCCTTGCTGTCGCCTCTATGGCCATCGCTACTCCTGTTGCCCTCAAGCGCGAGGCAGAGGCTGAATCCAACACTGGCCTCGCAGCTCGCCAATTCGAGGCCTATGGTGGCTACTACCCACAGGGCCAGGGCCCCAACATCTAcaacggcaacggcaacGGAAACTCCGGTGATGGCAATGGCAACTCTGGCAGCGGAAACGGTAACTCTGGCAACAACTCTGGCAATG GCAACGGCAACAACATTGCTAtcggcggcgacgacgacatcaCCAACAACGATGACGATACCGTTGGAAACGACGACGGTGCCATtggcggtgatgatgacATTATTGgaggcgacgatggcaaCAACGGTGGGGACGACGATGCCGTTGTCACTCCATTCGACGCATGCACTGGCCTCTCCGACACTCCCCAGTGCTGCTCCACCGACGTTCTCGGCGTGGCCGACTTGGATTGCGCTCCTG TCGAGGAGACAATCACGTCCCGTGACAACTTCATCGCTCAGTGCGCCGCACTTGGCCAGCGCGCCCGCTGCTGTGCCGTCCCTCTC CTCGGCCAGGGACTCATCTGCACCGCCCCAACTGCTTAA